One genomic window of Microbacterium sp. BH-3-3-3 includes the following:
- a CDS encoding ABC transporter substrate-binding protein, translating to MKKRFIAAAALTTVAALALAGCSDPGAGGGAAAGPADWPAQDAKLDGTTLTIWAAQNSNTVPDSVVKGFEAATGAKVDVVTIPDPYEQSVQTKVATGDKPDLAFWQPTASQLTALNATTNLQSLEGAPFVDAYTPALKDITGILDGTRYAALISTPAVEGVYYNKEVFAKAGITATPGNWDEFLATARQLKAAGVTPFFDFGGGTPWATQWWVQVQLADAAEDGLWDRVNANEEKFTGPTIQGAIDTYDGLIKEGLFNADLKTATFEDQGPALLSGDAAMAVQVNSYFGQLQSLADTAELNEKIGFFPISPSGNVGTFIPDQANALVAFKTGDATREAAARQLLSYWLGDGYQDFVNAQKTVSLQTGVSSSSEVPDALLSVSDSLGSAVPSMQAQAVANPDLYLNLGDMIQGTKTPTEVAEATQAQFEELAKAIGAPGF from the coding sequence ATGAAGAAGCGGTTCATCGCCGCCGCGGCGCTCACCACCGTCGCGGCCCTCGCACTCGCCGGCTGCTCGGACCCGGGAGCCGGCGGCGGCGCCGCCGCCGGTCCCGCCGACTGGCCCGCGCAGGACGCGAAACTCGACGGCACCACCCTGACGATCTGGGCCGCGCAGAACTCGAACACGGTGCCCGACAGCGTCGTGAAGGGATTCGAAGCGGCCACCGGCGCGAAGGTCGACGTCGTGACGATCCCCGACCCCTACGAGCAGAGTGTGCAGACCAAGGTGGCCACGGGCGACAAGCCCGACCTGGCGTTCTGGCAGCCGACCGCGTCGCAGCTGACCGCGTTGAACGCCACGACCAACCTGCAGTCGCTCGAGGGGGCGCCCTTCGTCGACGCCTACACCCCGGCGCTCAAGGACATCACCGGCATCCTCGACGGCACCCGCTACGCGGCACTCATCAGCACCCCCGCCGTCGAAGGCGTCTACTACAACAAAGAGGTGTTCGCGAAGGCGGGCATCACCGCAACGCCGGGCAACTGGGACGAGTTCCTCGCCACCGCGCGCCAGCTGAAGGCCGCGGGCGTCACGCCCTTCTTCGACTTCGGTGGCGGCACCCCCTGGGCCACGCAGTGGTGGGTTCAGGTGCAGCTGGCCGACGCCGCCGAGGACGGCCTGTGGGATCGCGTGAACGCGAACGAGGAGAAGTTCACCGGCCCCACCATCCAGGGGGCGATCGACACGTACGACGGCCTCATCAAGGAGGGGCTGTTCAACGCCGACCTCAAGACCGCGACCTTCGAGGACCAGGGTCCGGCGCTGCTCTCGGGCGACGCGGCCATGGCGGTGCAGGTCAACTCGTACTTCGGCCAGCTGCAGTCGCTCGCCGACACCGCCGAGCTGAACGAGAAGATCGGCTTCTTCCCCATCTCGCCCTCGGGCAACGTCGGCACCTTCATCCCCGACCAGGCGAACGCCCTCGTCGCGTTCAAGACCGGGGATGCCACTCGCGAGGCCGCCGCACGTCAGCTGCTGTCGTACTGGCTCGGGGACGGGTACCAGGACTTCGTGAACGCGCAGAAGACGGTGTCGCTTCAGACGGGCGTGTCGTCGTCGTCGGAGGTGCCCGACGCACTGCTGTCGGTCAGCGACTCGCTCGGCTCCGCGGTGCCCTCGATGCAGGCCCAGGCCGTGGCGAACCCGGACCTCTACCTCAACCTCGGGGACATGATCCAGGGCACGAAGACGCCCACGGAGGTCGCGGAGGCCACCCAGGCGCAGTTCGAAGAGCTCGCCAAGGCCATCGGCGCACCCGGCTTCTGA
- a CDS encoding carbohydrate ABC transporter permease, with amino-acid sequence MTLTTGRAGRPPRRRTPLARWLQPVAAIVAAVALLGVPFYLAVVTASKTQAEAFVPTLALPSQWRLFDNFATVIGDGRMLAAFGGSVLVMVPAVLGVLILGSMAAWILGRRRSRGLAFVYALAISGIVLPPAVVTIVLLLRQLGLAGTAVGMIGVYMGMYMSTVIFFVTGFVRTIPLELEEAARVDGASPVRVFMKIILPLLMPVLATATILICLYIWNDVFYALFVVGGRLDTLPLNLYQVASAGLYLQNWHLIFAYIILMSLPLLITFMVAQRKIISGITSGAVK; translated from the coding sequence ATGACCCTCACCACCGGTCGCGCCGGCCGCCCGCCCCGGCGCCGCACGCCGCTCGCGCGCTGGCTCCAGCCGGTCGCGGCGATCGTCGCCGCGGTGGCGCTGCTGGGCGTGCCCTTCTACCTGGCCGTCGTCACGGCATCCAAGACGCAGGCCGAGGCATTCGTTCCGACCCTCGCCCTCCCCTCGCAATGGCGGCTGTTCGACAACTTCGCCACCGTCATCGGTGACGGCCGCATGCTGGCCGCGTTCGGGGGCAGCGTCCTGGTGATGGTGCCCGCGGTACTGGGCGTGCTGATCCTCGGCTCTATGGCCGCGTGGATCCTCGGTCGGCGACGCTCGCGCGGCCTGGCCTTCGTCTACGCCCTCGCCATCAGCGGCATCGTGCTGCCCCCGGCGGTCGTGACCATCGTGCTGCTGCTGCGTCAGCTCGGTCTCGCCGGCACCGCCGTCGGAATGATCGGGGTGTACATGGGCATGTACATGTCGACGGTGATCTTCTTCGTCACCGGATTCGTGCGCACCATCCCGCTCGAACTCGAAGAGGCGGCTCGCGTCGACGGCGCCTCGCCGGTGCGCGTCTTCATGAAGATCATCCTGCCGCTGCTCATGCCGGTGCTCGCCACCGCGACGATCCTGATCTGCCTGTACATCTGGAACGACGTCTTCTACGCGCTGTTCGTGGTGGGCGGCCGGCTCGACACGCTCCCGCTGAACCTGTACCAGGTGGCGAGCGCCGGTCTGTACCTTCAGAATTGGCATCTGATCTTCGCCTACATCATTCTGATGAGCCTGCCTTTGCTGATCACCTTCATGGTGGCCCAGCGCAAGATCATCTCGGGCATCACCAGCGGCGCCGTCAAATGA
- a CDS encoding carbohydrate ABC transporter permease, producing the protein MTSTLERPRAVTPPPRSAHVPSRGRHKKDHPLWFLLPALAVLVVFFAVPTVFNFVYAFTNWSSFKSSIDFIGTGNFVSLFSNGALVNALTVTLVYAVLVAVFQNLFGLALALLLERDTRTNRALRVAFFVPVIMSALAVGYIFQAMLKPDGALNGILSAISGQNIDVAWLGSTTWTIVVVALIHAWKWMGLSMLIYLAGLKTISDDVLEAARLDGAGWWTTFRRIRFPLIAPAVTFNVATALLGSMNGFDIVQATTAGGPGGTTELLNIFIFRTFGQGLFAQATTMSLVLFLVVALLAFPVIRILRKREDVL; encoded by the coding sequence ATGACTTCGACCCTCGAGCGTCCCCGCGCGGTGACGCCGCCGCCGCGTTCGGCGCACGTCCCCTCGCGAGGACGACACAAGAAGGATCACCCCCTGTGGTTCCTTCTGCCCGCCCTCGCCGTCCTCGTGGTGTTCTTCGCCGTGCCGACGGTGTTCAACTTCGTCTACGCCTTCACCAACTGGTCGAGCTTCAAGAGTTCGATCGACTTCATCGGCACGGGTAACTTCGTCTCGCTGTTCTCCAACGGGGCGCTCGTGAACGCCCTCACGGTCACCCTCGTCTACGCCGTGCTCGTCGCGGTGTTCCAGAACCTGTTCGGCCTGGCCCTCGCGCTGCTGCTCGAACGGGACACACGTACCAACCGCGCTCTGCGAGTCGCCTTCTTCGTGCCGGTGATCATGTCGGCCCTCGCGGTCGGCTACATCTTCCAGGCGATGCTCAAGCCCGATGGCGCGCTCAACGGCATCCTGAGTGCGATCTCGGGCCAGAACATCGACGTCGCGTGGCTGGGCAGCACGACCTGGACCATCGTCGTGGTCGCCCTCATCCACGCGTGGAAGTGGATGGGGCTGTCGATGCTGATCTACCTCGCCGGACTCAAGACGATCAGCGACGACGTGCTCGAAGCCGCTCGCCTCGACGGGGCGGGCTGGTGGACCACCTTCCGCCGCATCCGCTTCCCCCTCATTGCTCCCGCGGTCACCTTCAACGTCGCCACCGCGCTGCTGGGCTCGATGAACGGCTTCGACATCGTGCAGGCGACCACCGCGGGAGGCCCCGGCGGCACCACCGAGCTTCTCAACATCTTCATCTTCCGTACCTTCGGCCAGGGGCTCTTCGCCCAAGCCACGACCATGAGCCTCGTGCTCTTCCTCGTCGTGGCCCTGCTGGCCTTCCCCGTCATCCGGATTCTGCGCAAGCGGGAGGACGTGCTGTGA
- a CDS encoding glycoside hydrolase family 36 protein, which translates to MTTMQPAATGPAPTPTLGWGNDLVTITLEWDAESPVSCTAITVAGRTIPVHRLPFVEVLTADAGHRPASGRLAHTEHGARMRYVDHTETTNADARTLTVRQRSGDLEAILELTVRDGIAAIASRVRVVNVGTGRIVLRAVASWVSGFTERDAFDALSGWERVTGVSDWLGEGRWTRTPLRGPDFVPLAEHLTGHDPRGARAAVSTGTWSTAHRLPTGILESTSAGLALAWQIEHNGAWRWEIGEDTRGGYLALSGPTDADSGWSRVLGAAEIFASVPVTVAFGPSGTAAIDSLTDHRRATRRPHPDNAAMPVVFNDYMNTLDGDPTTAKLLPLIRAAAEVGAEVFCIDAGWYDDSGHWWDTVGEWLPSTTRFPGGLAEVIDAIHADDMVAGLWLEPEVIGIRSPLADRLPAEAFLQRNGERVVEHDRFHLDLRHPAARAHLDAVVDRLIADFGIGFFKMDYNIDPGPGTDRDADSVGDGLLQHNRAVLAWLDGVLDRHPTLVIENCSSGAMRMDYAMLSRLAMQSTSDQQDFRKYPPIAVAAPLSILPEQAASWAYPQPEMDAEESTFCLVTGLLGRFYVSGHLNRMDAAQRERVASAIAVAKDLRGEIAGAHPDWPLGLPRWDDAWLALGLRTGDGEIVSVWRRSGPDEITLSFPHLVGSDVEVTTVFPLDLPAWHTEWDAGTGTLHVRGTDGPLAARTLRLSTRPTGSTPTPAPDHTDHIQGAIQ; encoded by the coding sequence ATGACGACGATGCAGCCCGCGGCCACCGGCCCGGCGCCGACCCCGACCCTGGGGTGGGGCAACGACCTGGTGACGATCACCCTCGAGTGGGATGCCGAATCACCCGTGTCGTGCACCGCGATCACGGTCGCCGGTCGCACGATCCCCGTGCACCGGCTCCCGTTCGTGGAGGTGCTGACCGCCGACGCGGGTCACCGTCCGGCGTCCGGGCGGCTGGCGCACACCGAGCACGGCGCGCGGATGCGCTACGTGGACCACACCGAGACGACGAACGCCGACGCGCGCACGCTCACGGTGCGGCAGCGCTCGGGCGACCTCGAGGCAATCCTCGAGCTGACGGTGCGCGACGGCATCGCCGCGATCGCGAGCCGCGTGCGGGTCGTGAACGTCGGCACCGGCCGCATCGTGCTGCGGGCCGTGGCGTCGTGGGTGTCGGGCTTCACCGAGCGGGACGCGTTCGACGCGCTCTCCGGCTGGGAACGCGTCACGGGCGTCAGCGACTGGCTCGGAGAGGGTCGGTGGACGCGCACTCCCCTGCGCGGCCCCGATTTCGTTCCCCTCGCCGAGCACCTCACGGGCCACGACCCGCGGGGCGCACGGGCCGCCGTCTCCACAGGGACGTGGTCGACGGCGCACCGGCTGCCCACCGGCATCCTGGAATCGACGTCGGCCGGTCTGGCGCTCGCGTGGCAGATCGAGCACAACGGGGCCTGGCGCTGGGAGATCGGCGAAGACACCCGGGGCGGCTATCTGGCACTGTCCGGGCCCACCGACGCCGACTCCGGATGGTCGCGCGTGCTCGGCGCGGCCGAGATCTTCGCGAGCGTTCCCGTGACGGTCGCGTTCGGCCCCTCCGGCACCGCGGCGATCGACTCCCTCACCGACCACCGGCGGGCGACCCGACGACCCCATCCCGACAACGCCGCGATGCCCGTGGTCTTCAACGACTACATGAACACCCTCGACGGCGACCCCACCACCGCCAAGCTCCTGCCCCTCATCCGCGCCGCGGCCGAGGTCGGCGCCGAGGTCTTCTGCATCGACGCCGGCTGGTACGACGACTCCGGCCACTGGTGGGACACGGTCGGCGAGTGGCTGCCCTCGACCACGCGCTTCCCCGGCGGCCTCGCCGAGGTCATCGACGCGATCCACGCCGACGACATGGTCGCCGGGCTCTGGTTGGAACCGGAGGTCATCGGCATCCGCAGCCCCCTCGCCGATCGGCTGCCCGCGGAGGCGTTCCTGCAGCGCAACGGCGAGCGCGTCGTCGAGCACGACCGGTTCCACCTCGACCTGCGGCATCCCGCCGCCCGCGCGCACCTCGATGCCGTCGTCGACCGCTTGATCGCCGACTTCGGCATCGGGTTCTTCAAGATGGACTACAACATCGACCCCGGCCCCGGAACCGACCGCGACGCCGACAGCGTGGGCGACGGCCTGCTGCAGCACAATCGCGCCGTGCTCGCGTGGCTCGACGGCGTGCTGGATCGTCATCCGACCCTCGTGATCGAGAACTGCAGCTCGGGCGCGATGCGCATGGACTACGCGATGCTCTCGCGGTTGGCGATGCAGTCGACGTCCGACCAGCAGGACTTCCGCAAGTACCCCCCGATCGCCGTGGCCGCGCCCCTGTCGATCCTCCCCGAGCAGGCGGCGAGCTGGGCCTACCCCCAGCCCGAGATGGATGCCGAGGAGTCGACGTTCTGCCTCGTCACGGGCCTGCTCGGACGCTTCTACGTCTCGGGCCACCTCAACCGCATGGACGCCGCGCAGCGCGAGCGGGTGGCGTCGGCCATCGCCGTGGCGAAGGACCTGCGCGGCGAGATCGCGGGGGCGCACCCCGACTGGCCGCTCGGCCTCCCCCGCTGGGACGACGCCTGGCTCGCCCTCGGTCTGCGCACCGGTGACGGCGAGATCGTCTCGGTCTGGCGGCGCAGCGGCCCCGATGAGATCACGCTCTCGTTCCCCCACCTCGTCGGCTCCGACGTCGAGGTGACCACGGTCTTCCCCCTGGACCTCCCCGCCTGGCATACCGAATGGGATGCCGGAACGGGAACCCTCCACGTGCGCGGCACCGATGGCCCCCTCGCCGCGCGCACCCTGCGTCTGTCGACACGGCCCACCGGTTCGACACCGACGCCCGCACCAGATCACACTGATCACATCCAAGGAGCAATTCAATGA
- a CDS encoding LacI family DNA-binding transcriptional regulator, translated as MDTPRTKAATIADVAARAGVSVPTVSRVLTGAAKVSTSKREAVEAAIAALDFRPSAAARVLASRKAQVIAVIAGDTSQYGYAETIRGIEEAARAEDYTVMITVVESTDEGEIDRAIAATLAQPLAGVCVLKFDPPGVAALHRIPVSLPLVALSGVRESGLRQAVLDESRAAEELTDHLLDLGHATVHHVRVPPSRREDGRTTGWRRALKRRGAVIPALSDATWDPRSGIEIGRRLAEDPSVTAVFCGNDEIAMGVIRGIVASGRRVPDDISVAGFDDHPLSALWTPPLTTVDQDFAGLGRRGLQLLLNEIAGETGRRFSSERPQLVVRESTAPPPADAAVRRIG; from the coding sequence ATGGACACCCCCCGCACGAAGGCGGCGACGATCGCCGACGTGGCTGCGCGCGCGGGGGTGTCCGTTCCCACGGTCTCGCGGGTGCTCACGGGCGCGGCGAAGGTGAGCACGTCGAAGCGCGAGGCCGTCGAGGCGGCCATCGCGGCCCTCGACTTCCGCCCCAGTGCCGCCGCCCGGGTGCTGGCGTCGCGCAAGGCCCAGGTCATCGCGGTCATCGCCGGAGACACGTCGCAGTACGGCTACGCCGAGACCATCCGCGGTATCGAAGAGGCCGCCCGCGCCGAGGACTACACGGTCATGATCACCGTCGTCGAGAGCACAGACGAGGGCGAGATCGACCGGGCGATCGCCGCGACCCTGGCCCAGCCGCTCGCGGGCGTCTGCGTGCTCAAGTTCGACCCGCCCGGTGTCGCCGCCCTGCACCGCATCCCGGTGTCGTTGCCGCTGGTCGCGCTGTCGGGGGTGCGCGAGTCGGGTCTGCGGCAGGCGGTGCTCGACGAGTCGCGCGCGGCCGAAGAACTCACCGACCACCTGCTCGATCTGGGGCACGCCACCGTGCACCATGTGCGCGTGCCCCCCTCGCGCCGCGAAGACGGACGCACGACCGGCTGGCGACGAGCCCTCAAACGTCGCGGCGCGGTCATCCCCGCGCTCAGCGACGCGACCTGGGACCCGCGGTCCGGGATCGAGATCGGTCGGCGACTCGCCGAGGATCCCTCGGTCACCGCCGTGTTCTGCGGCAACGACGAGATCGCCATGGGCGTCATCCGCGGGATCGTGGCCTCGGGCCGCCGGGTTCCCGACGACATCTCGGTGGCGGGTTTCGACGACCACCCGCTCTCCGCGCTGTGGACGCCGCCGCTCACGACGGTGGACCAGGACTTCGCCGGCCTCGGCCGCCGCGGCCTGCAACTGCTGCTCAATGAGATCGCCGGCGAGACCGGGCGTCGCTTCTCGTCGGAGCGCCCGCAGCTCGTCGTGCGCGAGAGCACCGCGCCGCCGCCCGCCGACGCGGCGGTGCGGCGCATCGGCTGA